From the genome of Geoglobus ahangari, one region includes:
- the hypB gene encoding hydrogenase nickel incorporation protein HypB codes for MHRIEVDAEVDLLSENKRLARENREFLKKHGIKAVNIMGAIGSGKTLLIEKTVDALRDIRVGVILGDVVCKADYERVQKHDVLAEPINTGKECHLDAHLIHHSIQKFSDVDLILIENVGNLICPVDFDLGEDVRVVMVSVTEGDDVVEKHPEIFRLADVIIINKVALAEFVEADVEKMVEDARRLNPNAKIIRMDLKKGVGFDEWLEFLRGVLNVSGNSG; via the coding sequence ATGCACAGAATTGAGGTGGATGCCGAGGTTGACCTGCTCAGCGAGAACAAGAGGCTCGCGAGGGAGAACAGGGAGTTTCTCAAGAAGCACGGGATCAAGGCCGTGAACATAATGGGTGCGATAGGCTCCGGGAAAACGCTGCTGATAGAGAAGACGGTAGACGCGCTCAGGGATATCAGGGTGGGTGTGATTCTGGGAGATGTGGTGTGCAAGGCTGACTACGAGAGGGTTCAAAAGCATGACGTGCTGGCGGAGCCGATAAACACGGGCAAGGAGTGCCACCTTGACGCTCACCTGATTCACCACAGCATCCAGAAGTTCAGCGATGTGGATCTCATACTCATAGAGAACGTTGGAAACCTGATATGCCCAGTGGACTTCGATCTGGGAGAGGATGTGAGGGTTGTAATGGTCAGCGTGACTGAAGGGGACGACGTTGTCGAGAAGCATCCCGAGATATTCAGGCTCGCTGACGTGATCATAATCAACAAGGTCGCCCTCGCCGAGTTTGTTGAGGCAGACGTTGAGAAGATGGTCGAGGACGCGAGGAGGCTCAACCCGAACGCCAAGATAATCAGGATGGATCTCAAGAAGGGTGTTGGATTTGATGAGTGGCTCGAGTTTCTGAGGGGTGTTCTGAATGTGTCTGGCAATTCCGGCTGA
- a CDS encoding HypC/HybG/HupF family hydrogenase formation chaperone, producing MCLAIPAEIVEVNWPYAVVDLNGAKRKVRVDLLDDVKPGDYVLIHVGLAIQKVSKKEVEEIESLWQKILED from the coding sequence ATGTGTCTGGCAATTCCGGCTGAGATAGTTGAGGTGAACTGGCCATACGCGGTGGTTGACCTCAACGGAGCGAAGAGGAAGGTGAGAGTTGATCTGCTCGATGACGTGAAACCCGGAGACTACGTGCTGATCCACGTGGGGCTGGCGATCCAGAAGGTCAGCAAAAAGGAAGTCGAGGAGATTGAGAGCCTATGGCAGAAGATATTGGAAGACTGA
- the hypA gene encoding hydrogenase maturation nickel metallochaperone HypA, with amino-acid sequence MHEMSYAEAILEQVVRLAKENGAKEVKKIKLVIGELLLINPNQLTFCLNAISRGTPMEGAEVEIEFVKPDIRCIKCGRQYDVPLGVCECGGFVSVNGGKEMILKSVVMEVEDAQN; translated from the coding sequence ATGCACGAGATGAGCTACGCTGAGGCGATACTCGAGCAGGTCGTGAGACTGGCAAAAGAGAATGGAGCAAAAGAAGTCAAAAAGATAAAGCTCGTCATAGGGGAGCTCCTCCTGATAAATCCCAATCAGCTCACCTTCTGCCTCAACGCCATAAGCAGGGGAACCCCCATGGAGGGGGCAGAGGTCGAGATCGAGTTTGTGAAGCCGGACATCAGGTGCATCAAGTGCGGGAGGCAGTATGACGTTCCCCTTGGTGTTTGCGAGTGCGGAGGGTTTGTGAGCGTTAATGGCGGCAAGGAAATGATTTTAAAGAGCGTGGTTATGGAGGTGGAGGATGCACAGAATTGA